A genomic stretch from Falco naumanni isolate bFalNau1 chromosome 6, bFalNau1.pat, whole genome shotgun sequence includes:
- the B3GNT2 gene encoding N-acetyllactosaminide beta-1,3-N-acetylglucosaminyltransferase 2, which yields MSVGRRRLKLLGILMMVNIFIYVIVEVSKSGSQEKNAKGRVIIPHSKFWRKYTPHKAYWNKQQQKLELLYNPILTLLSNMTVEENLVSNSSVLSSCDPDPWVPSEVSDFASLPDRFKDFLLYLRCRNYSLLMDQPNKCKHKPFLLLAIKSLTPHFDRRQAIRESWGKEIISGDVTVRRVFLLGQTPPEDNFPDLSDMIKFESETHQDILLWNYRDTFFNLTLKEVLFLKWVSSSCADVQFIFKGDDDVFVNTHQILDYLKSLSKDKAKDLFIGDVIKDAGPHREKKLKYYIPESVYEGSYPPYAGGGGFLYSGDLALRLNNASDQVLLYPIDDVYTGMCLQKLGLAPEKHKGFKTFDIEEKYRNNICSYTNLMLVHSRKPQEMIKIWTRLQDPHLNC from the coding sequence ATGAGTGTTGGACGCAGAAGATTAAAGCTGCTGGGAATTCTGATGAtggtaaacatttttatttatgtgatTGTGGAAGTCTCAAAAAGTGGCAGCCAAGAGAAGAATGCAAAAGGCCGTGTTATTATACCACACAGCAAATTCTGGAGAAAATACACTCCTCACAAAGCTTATTGgaacaaacagcaacagaagcTTGAACTGCTTTACAACCCTATTCTGACCTTGCTTTCCAATATGACTGTGGAAGAGAACTTGGTTTCTAACTCAAGTGTGCTCAGTTCCTGTGACCCTGACCCATGGGTACCTTCAGAGGTTAGTGACTTTGCAAGCTTGCCAGACAGGTTTAaagattttctgctttatttgaGATGTAGAAATTATTCATTATTAATGGATCAGCCAAACAAGTGCAAACATAAAccttttctgctgctggctATTAAGTCACTTACACCCCATTTTGATAGAAGGCAAGCAATTAGGGAATCCTGGGGCAAGGAAATAATATCCGGCGATGTGACAGTCAGAAGGGTCTTCTTACTTGGACAGACCCCACCAGAGGATAATTTCCCTGATCTTTCAGACATGATAAAATTTGAGAGTGAAACCCACCAAGACATTCTGCTGTGGAACTACAGAGACACTTTTTTCAATTTAACTCTGAAAGAGGTGCTGTTTCTTAAGTGGGTCAGCAGCAGTTGTGCAGATGTCCAGTTTATATTTAAGGGTGATGATGATGTTTTTGTGAATACCCATCAGATCCTGGATTACTTGAAGAGCTTATCAAAGGACAAAGCCAAAGACTTATTTATAGGCGATGTAATCAAAGATGCTGGAcctcacagagaaaaaaaattgaagtacTACATCCCAGAAAGTGTTTATGAAGGTTCATATCCTCCATATGCAGGAGGCGGTGGGTTTCTGTACTCTGGTGATCTGGCGTTAAGGCTGAATAACGCATCTGACCAGGTACTTCTTTACCCTATTGATGATGTTTATACTGGAATGTGCCTTCAGAAACTTGGGCTTGCTCCGGAAAAACACAAAGGCTTCAAAACATTTGATAttgaagagaaatacagaaataacataTGTTCCTACACAAACTTAATGTTAGTACATAGTAGAAAACCTCAAGAAATGATTAAGATTTGGACACGCTTGCAAGATCCACACTTAAATTGTTGA